GAAGATTTATCAGCCCCCGCCCCCACTGCAAATCTGGCGCCCGTGGCGTCCTTAAGGGCTTTGACCGCACCTGTGTGGTCGAAGTGGCTGTGCGTCACAACTATCAGCGACAGGGACAGGTTGTCGGTATTAAGGACTTTCAAAATGGTTTTAGAATCAGCTCCGGGATCGATCAACATGGCCCGCCTGGTGGTGTCCGATGCAACTATATAGCAATTTGTGGCTATGAAACCTACGGTTAAAGCTCTTAATATCATCTTATGTCGACCTGATCTCCTCACGCATAAACCTGACATATGCCAGGGCGAAACAGACGGCCGTCAGCGCCACCAGGCCTACCAGTTGCGGCCAGACCAGCATCAGGCTCTGGCTTAGAGGAAGGGGCGACGGCATCAATCCTGAATACATGCCTATCATCATCATGGTGGGACTGGTGCTGCCCATCACAGGGATGAGTATGGCCTGTATGCTCTCGGCGTAGAGCGTACCCGGCGAGATGCGGCTGATCATCCGGAAGAGGTAGTCGTAGTCAGCCACCTGGGCGACCGTTGAATCCTGGGTGAGGGGGAAAGCTGCGCCGGCGATGAGATTGGCTATAATACCCATGAAAAGGAACAGAAAGATCCAGACCGCAATTGCGGCGAGAGCCGAGGTGGAGGTCTTCTTAAAAAGGACGGAGAATAGCACCGATAAGGACATCCAGAAAGCTCCATACAGGATACTGACTACTATGAAAATGAACAGCCTCAATATCTCCTCCGCCTCCGGCGGCACGCCTATCAGCCTCAGTCCAAGTCCTGCCACTATGGCAACAACGCTGACAATCAGCACGCTTATCACAGTCAGTCCCGACAGAAACTTGCCGTTGATCAGGCTATCGCGGTAAATGGGCTGTGCCAGCACTCGACTGAGGTTGCCCCCGGTCCTCTCGCTGTTGATCGCATCGAAACCCAGGGCGATGCCGATGATGGGAATAAAAATGGACATGAACAGCGGGAAGGAGAAAGGTAAATCGCTGCCCGATACGACAAATAAACTCAAAAAGATGTTACTGGTCGAATCGCCGACAACCGTCCTGATGTTCTGGGCCGCTATGTATATGGTGGCTATGCCGGCCAGGTATACCAGTAAAAACAGAATGATAAACCTTTTACTGTTAAAGCTGTCAGCCAGCTCTTTTCTTAGTATCTCCAGCAATCCGTTCATCTTCAGGAACCTTTAAAATACTGCTTGTAGATTTCTTCCAGCTCGAACTCCTCGACCTTCATATGTAGCCTGAGTCCGGTGGTCTCAAGAACCGCACGCTCGAGCTCTGCGCTGATATCGTCGTCGGCTGCGACGACAGTGCTGTCCGCCACACTATCGATGCTGCGGACACCGGGTATCCTGTTGATCTCATCGCGCACCCGGTCTGCGAGTTGCGCGATAGGCAGGATGATATGGTAATGGCCTTTTCTTAGCGCTTCCCTGCCTAACTTATCCACCGGCCCGGTGGCGATCAGCTGTCCTCTGGAGAAAATACCTACGCCACTGCAAATTTTTTGCAGCTGGTGCAGCAGGTGGGAAGAGATTATAACCGTAACCTTTTGCCGTGCCATGGTCTTAATAAGATCGAGGACCTGGTCCGTGCCCTCTGGATCTATGCCCGAAGTGGGCTCATCTAAGATGGCGATTTTAGGCCTTTTGATCATGACATCGGCGATGCCCAGGCGCTGCTTCATGCCGTGAGAGAATGTTCCTACGGGCTGGTTAGCCCGGTCTCTCAGCCCTACCACTTCGAGCAATTCATCGATCGTGGCCTTCAGGTTGTTGCCTCTAAGTCCGTTGAGGCGGCCTGTATATTCAATGTTTTCCCGGGCCGTCATATCATCATAGAACCCGATTCTTTCCGGCATATAACCGACTATGCTCTTGACCTTGATCGGCTCGCGCAGAGGGTTAAGTCCGTTGACAAGCACCGACCCCGACGTAGGCTCGCAGAAGCCCATCAGCATGAGTATTGTGGTGGTCTTGCCGGCGCCGTTGGGACCGAGCAGGCCGAATACCTCGCCCTCCTCAATACGGAGGTTGAGGTTGTTAACGGCTGTAAACTTGCCGTAGGTCTTGGTTAAACCGCGTGTCTCGACTATCAGGTTATCGCTCATATTTGCCCGTCAGCGACGTCCAAAGCGGATAAATATGATCGCCAGAGCTATAACCACAAGTACGACTATCCCTACACCGACCCATCCCCAAATTGTCGGTGTAAGCACCGTGGTGCGTATCTGCAGGCTGGCGTAAGCGTTCTTCGACTCAGGCTGGGCCTGAACAGTGATGACGTAATCGCCGGCGATGGTCTTTTCAGCCGGCTTCACACTGACCTGCACCTCTTTGGTCTCCTGCGCTTTTAGCAGATCAATCTTCTCAGGCTTGCAGGTAACCGTCCAACCGCTGGGCCTATTTCCGGACGGGCAGCTGACCTCAACCTTCTCAAGGTCCGCCGTACCGTTATTGGCCACGACTATGGTAAAACTGCTCTCCTGACCTGCCGTTGCTTCCGTATTGAGCCGTCCGTCCGGCGTGGTCAGCTTCAGGTCATAGCTTGCGGTTACTATAGCCTTCAGATCGATTGAGGCATTGAGATCGCCGGAGGCTACCTCGAATACGATGGGATATTCGCCAGGCACGGGCACCTTCCAGGCATACGGCCTCACCAGAAGCTTGACGCTCTCAGGGTACCCCCGGCTGCCGTCAAGACGGATAGCGGCGATCTCCTGGCCCTCGCCATAACCCGGTGTTATCGCGTAAGCAAACCCCTCGGGAACGACTGCCTTTAAATCGAAAACCTTTGACCCGCTGCCTCCCGTGTAACTGATATTAATGTTGTATGAGTAAGTCAATCCCACATTGCTGCTCAGCATGGGGTACTGGCACGTCAACTCCAGCTTCTCTGCATTCTGGCCGTTGGCATTGCTCAGGGGAAAAGATGAGCCCGACCCGGAGAAAGCGCCTGCAGCCACAGCGGTCCCCGCATTTATGAACAGCGGCAATATCAGTGCCAGGGTGAACAGAGCTACTATTATTATCCGCATGACTTTCGCAAGCATAATTGAACCTCCATCATCATAAAAACACTCCTTTTGAAACCGGATCATGGCCGCGGGATATGAACCATGGGACAGGAATAATTTAGCCAATATCTCAGCTACTGTCAAATATTAAAACGCTCCGCTGGCTATGGCGAACTGTCTTGATTTATCGACCATCTACAAATATACTTAAAGCACGGTAGACAGGAGTGAGTTGAATACGGAGGTGCAACCGTGGCAGAAGTAGAGATCGGCCTGATCGTGGATTTCTTCGCACGACCTGTAGTGGCGGCGATCGAGCTGACCGGCGAGATCAAGGTGGGCGATAAAATTCACATCAAGGGTCATACGACCGACATGGAGGTAATCGTAGACTCCATGCAAATACATAACCAGAGTGTTCCCGCCGCCAAAGCGGGCGACGCGATTGGGATCAAGGTCTCAGACAAGGTGCGGCACGGCGACAAGGTCTATAAAATCGTTGATTAGCAGTTAAGAGCCGAAGCTCTTGATCAGGTTGGCCATCTCAATTGCGCTGTTAGCGGCCGCGAAGCCCCTGTTGCCTTCCTTGGCGCCGGCCCTCTCTATGGCCTGTTCCAGGTTATCCGCGGTGATGATTCCCTGTATGACCGGCATGCCGCTGTCGAGGCTCAGACGTGAAATCCCGCGGTTGACTTCCGCGGCGACATATTCAAAATGAGGGGTACCACCCCTTATCACGCACCCAAGGCAGATTATGGCGTTGTATTTGCCCGTCTCGCTCATTTTCTTGGCTGCCAGAGGTATCTCCATGCTGCCGGGTGTCCAGGCGATATCGATATCCTGCTCGTTGACGCCGTGCCTCAGCAGCGAATCACGGGCACCTTCCAGCAGCCTTCCGGTAATTATCTCGTTAAAGCGCGATATGACGATACCAAATTTAAGGCCCTTGCCTGACAGCATACCCTGGTAATTCTTAGACATCTAAGTCCTCCTCGATTATTTCCCCTGCATTAATCTTCGATGGTTAACAGGTGCTCCAACTTCTCCTGCTTGGTTTTCAGATAAGTCTTGTTGTACTCGGTAGGCTGAGATATGAGACGGATGCTCTCGACCACCTTCAGACCATAACTCTCCAGCCCGATAATCTTCTTGGGATTATTCGTCAGCAGTCGTATATCGTGCAGGCCCAGGTCCGCCAGAATCTGGGCGCCGATGCCGTAATCCCTTAAATCGGCGTCGAAGCCCAGGGCGATATTGGCTTCTACCGTATCCAATCCTTTATCCTGCAACTCGTAGGCTCTTAGCTTATTATGCAGGCCTATACCGCGGCCCTCCTGTCTCATATAAAGGAAAACGCCCCGGCCCTCCTCGGAGATCATGTTCATGGCCATGCGGACCTGCTCTCCGCAGTCGCAGCGCAGGCTGCCGAAAACATCGCCCGTTACACATTCGCTGTGAACACGCACCAGAACGGGTTTACCGTCGGCCACATCCCCCAGCACCAGCGCAACATGCTCATCAGTATCCACGGTGCTCTTGTAGGCCATGATGGTGAAATCGCCGTATTTAGTGGGGAACCTGGCCTCGGCCACCTTTTGTACGAGCCTCTCGTACTTCCTCCGGTAGGTTATCAGATCGGCGATGCTGACGATCTTGATGCCGTACTTTTCCGCCAGTTTTTCAAGTTGAGGCAGCCTCGCCATCGATCCGTCCTCATTGAGTATCTCACAGATCACTCCAGCCGGATAAAGCCCTGCCATTCTGGCCAGGTCGACGACCGCCTCAGTGTGCCCAGCACGTACCAGCACGCCACCCTCTCTGGCCCTGAGGGGGAATATATGGCCCGGCCTGGCGATATCTTCCGCCCTCGTCTTGGCATCCAATACCGCCTTGACCGTTGCCGACCTGTCGAAGGCCGAGATGCCGCTGGTGGTCTTATTCTTGGCCTCGATCGACACCGTAAATGCCGTAGTGAATTTAGAGGTATTCTCCTGCACCATGGGTGGAATCTGCAGTTCATCCAGCCGCTTGCCTATGATGGGCATGCAGACCAGCCCGCGGGCATGAGTGACCATGAAATTGATCAACTGTGGAGTGACTTTCTCCGCCGCAATGGCAAGGTCGCCTTCGTTTTCACGGTTTTCATCGTCGACGATGATGATGAATTTGCCGGCAGAGATGTCTTTAATAATCTCAGGTATAGGTGATAACGCCATTGAGTTTACCTCGCTTTCAGATAATCATACTGGTCCAATAAGCTGATTATACCCTCTTGCTTGCCGGGATGGTAAAATTTCTCGATATATTTAGCAATTATGTCAACTTCCAGGTTGACCTTGTTGCCCTGCTTCAAAGTCCCCAGGTTGGTCTTCTGCCTCGAGTAAGACACCAGTGACACGGAAAACTGCGAGGCGCTGCATTCAATAACCGTCAGGCTGACGCCGTTCACAGCGATGAAACACTTTTTCACCAGGTATTTCAATATCTCTTCGGGCGCATTGACACCCAGAATAACGGCCTCACCCTCGGGAACGAGGGATGTTACTTTGCCCACAGCGTCCACATGTCCCTGCACAAAATGCCCGCCGAAACGGCCCTGGGCCGACAGCGCGCGTTCCAGATTGACCTGATCGCCCACATGCAGATCCCCGATATTGGTCAGCTTTCTGGTCTCCGGCATGATCTCGACAGTGAACGCTGATTTCGCGATATCGATCACCGTCAGGCAGGCCCCGTTGACGGAGATGCTGTCTCCCAAAGAGGTACCGGCCAGCACATCACGGGCCTGTACCGACAGGCTTTTTGCACTCAGTTTTTGAACAGAGCCGGTTTCTTCAATAATCCCTGTAAACATTGTTCTCAGGTATACCCGCTGATCAGAAGCTCGTTATCGAATTTTACGATTCTTATGTCCTTTAGTTGCAGCGCGTTCTTGACCTTGTCAACGCCCTGGCCGCTGACAGCGGTTTTGGCCTCCTCACCACCTATTATAATCGGCGCGATAAAAGCCAGCACCTTATCTACCATATGATGGTCAAACGCGTAGCCCAGCAGACTGCTCCCACCCTCTATCATAACCGTTGTGATATGCCTCTGCCCCAGCGCTTTGAGAAGCTCGTCGATATCGATCAAGCCTTTGTCCGACTTGAGCACCAGATACTCGGTGCCTTCCCGTTTCTTTTTCAATATCTCTTTATCGAATTGCCCCTCAGCCAGCGCCACCAGCGTTTTCCCCGGCTCCGAGAACACCCTGGCCGTGGCCGGGACGCGACCCCTGCCGTCCACTATCACCCGCAATGGCTGCAGTTTGGCGCGTCCGCACCTGCCGCTGTACCCGCGTGCGGTCAACTGAGGATCATCGGCGATTATAGTTTGGGCGCCGACCATGATAGCATCGACGCTGTGCCGCTGGCCGTGGGCATAATTGCGCGCTTCCTCGCTGGTTATCCATTTGGAGTCGCCCGTCCTGGTGGCTATCTTGCCATCCATACTCATGGCAAACTTGGCAATAACGAACGGGACTCCCGTTTTAATATACTTGAAATAGCCTTCGTTGATCTCCCTGGCTTTCTGTTCATACTCCCCGATTTTCGTTATTATGCCCGCCGCCTTAAGGCACGCGATACCTTTGCCTGAAACCAGCGGATTAGGATCGGTCACCGCGATATTGACCTCTGAGATTCCTGCACTGATAATGGCATCGGTGCAGGGTGGGGTTTTGCCGTGATGGCAGCACGGCTCAAGAGTCACGTACATCGTTGCGCCGCGGGCCATCTCGCCGGCCTGGTTAAGCGCCATAATCTCTGCATGCTCCATCCCCGGCTGCTGCGTATGACCCAGGCCGACCACCAGCCCATCCCTTTCAATCACGGCTCCAACAGCCGGGTTCGGGCTTGTGTAACCCAGCGCCAGCTCGGCAAGGGAAAGGGCGTAAGCCATAAAATCAAGGGGCCGATTGAGCATATCCGTTACTACATCCTGTATTTAAAACCGGCAAATTAATCAGAGGTGATCAGGCCTGTTTTTGAAAGCGGGCAATCGATGCAGGTTCAAATACCGGTCAATTTTAACATCACCACATTCCCTTAGCAAAAATAATCGGCTTCCCTATGCGCACATAAGGAAGCCGATTACACTCAAGTCAAGCTTAGTTAATTTCGTAGACCATGGTGATGGTCACCTGGAATTCCAGTTCTCCGGCACTGATGGGCGTTGGAGCTGCGGCTGCCGAATCCATAGCGGCGTACTTCATGGCATAATTCCCGACCATGGGCGGCATATAGCTGGTATCCTCGGACACGTACAGCACCCTGCCCAACCTGGTACCCGATGCCTGTGCAATCTGTTTAGCTTTCTCCATCGCGTACTGGACCGCCTTCTCGCGGGCTATCTTATAGTAAGGGGTGGGGTCGTCAACCGTAAATGTTATACCATTGATCCTTATAAGATCGCCCCCCGCCACAACTGCTTTATCTATGATGGACCCGGCCTTGTCGATATCCCTGATCTTACAGGAAACCGAATTCGTCACCCTGTAACCGATAACTACGTAAGTGTCCTGATTATCGTCCCAGCGGGTGACCTGCTGGATGTTATACTGGCTTGTCTGGATGTCTTTATCGGCGATACCGCTGTCCTTGAGCACCTGCATCACGCCGCTCATACTCTCAATTGCCTCTTTCTGCGCCTGTGCCACGGTCTTCTGCTGTGATTCGACGCCGAGCGTCAGGACCACCACATCGGGCGTCCCGGTCGTTTTTCCCAGG
This genomic window from Dehalococcoidia bacterium contains:
- a CDS encoding ABC transporter permease subunit, which produces MNGLLEILRKELADSFNSKRFIILFLLVYLAGIATIYIAAQNIRTVVGDSTSNIFLSLFVVSGSDLPFSFPLFMSIFIPIIGIALGFDAINSERTGGNLSRVLAQPIYRDSLINGKFLSGLTVISVLIVSVVAIVAGLGLRLIGVPPEAEEILRLFIFIVVSILYGAFWMSLSVLFSVLFKKTSTSALAAIAVWIFLFLFMGIIANLIAGAAFPLTQDSTVAQVADYDYLFRMISRISPGTLYAESIQAILIPVMGSTSPTMMMIGMYSGLMPSPLPLSQSLMLVWPQLVGLVALTAVCFALAYVRFMREEIRST
- a CDS encoding ABC transporter ATP-binding protein: MSDNLIVETRGLTKTYGKFTAVNNLNLRIEEGEVFGLLGPNGAGKTTTILMLMGFCEPTSGSVLVNGLNPLREPIKVKSIVGYMPERIGFYDDMTARENIEYTGRLNGLRGNNLKATIDELLEVVGLRDRANQPVGTFSHGMKQRLGIADVMIKRPKIAILDEPTSGIDPEGTDQVLDLIKTMARQKVTVIISSHLLHQLQKICSGVGIFSRGQLIATGPVDKLGREALRKGHYHIILPIAQLADRVRDEINRIPGVRSIDSVADSTVVAADDDISAELERAVLETTGLRLHMKVEEFELEEIYKQYFKGS
- a CDS encoding NEW3 domain-containing protein — translated: MLAKVMRIIIVALFTLALILPLFINAGTAVAAGAFSGSGSSFPLSNANGQNAEKLELTCQYPMLSSNVGLTYSYNINISYTGGSGSKVFDLKAVVPEGFAYAITPGYGEGQEIAAIRLDGSRGYPESVKLLVRPYAWKVPVPGEYPIVFEVASGDLNASIDLKAIVTASYDLKLTTPDGRLNTEATAGQESSFTIVVANNGTADLEKVEVSCPSGNRPSGWTVTCKPEKIDLLKAQETKEVQVSVKPAEKTIAGDYVITVQAQPESKNAYASLQIRTTVLTPTIWGWVGVGIVVLVVIALAIIFIRFGRR
- a CDS encoding translation elongation factor-like protein, which encodes MAEVEIGLIVDFFARPVVAAIELTGEIKVGDKIHIKGHTTDMEVIVDSMQIHNQSVPAAKAGDAIGIKVSDKVRHGDKVYKIVD
- the ribH gene encoding 6,7-dimethyl-8-ribityllumazine synthase, producing MSKNYQGMLSGKGLKFGIVISRFNEIITGRLLEGARDSLLRHGVNEQDIDIAWTPGSMEIPLAAKKMSETGKYNAIICLGCVIRGGTPHFEYVAAEVNRGISRLSLDSGMPVIQGIITADNLEQAIERAGAKEGNRGFAAANSAIEMANLIKSFGS
- a CDS encoding bifunctional 3,4-dihydroxy-2-butanone-4-phosphate synthase/GTP cyclohydrolase II; translation: MALSPIPEIIKDISAGKFIIIVDDENRENEGDLAIAAEKVTPQLINFMVTHARGLVCMPIIGKRLDELQIPPMVQENTSKFTTAFTVSIEAKNKTTSGISAFDRSATVKAVLDAKTRAEDIARPGHIFPLRAREGGVLVRAGHTEAVVDLARMAGLYPAGVICEILNEDGSMARLPQLEKLAEKYGIKIVSIADLITYRRKYERLVQKVAEARFPTKYGDFTIMAYKSTVDTDEHVALVLGDVADGKPVLVRVHSECVTGDVFGSLRCDCGEQVRMAMNMISEEGRGVFLYMRQEGRGIGLHNKLRAYELQDKGLDTVEANIALGFDADLRDYGIGAQILADLGLHDIRLLTNNPKKIIGLESYGLKVVESIRLISQPTEYNKTYLKTKQEKLEHLLTIED
- a CDS encoding riboflavin synthase, with the translated sequence MFTGIIEETGSVQKLSAKSLSVQARDVLAGTSLGDSISVNGACLTVIDIAKSAFTVEIMPETRKLTNIGDLHVGDQVNLERALSAQGRFGGHFVQGHVDAVGKVTSLVPEGEAVILGVNAPEEILKYLVKKCFIAVNGVSLTVIECSASQFSVSLVSYSRQKTNLGTLKQGNKVNLEVDIIAKYIEKFYHPGKQEGIISLLDQYDYLKAR
- the ribD gene encoding bifunctional diaminohydroxyphosphoribosylaminopyrimidine deaminase/5-amino-6-(5-phosphoribosylamino)uracil reductase RibD, which codes for MLNRPLDFMAYALSLAELALGYTSPNPAVGAVIERDGLVVGLGHTQQPGMEHAEIMALNQAGEMARGATMYVTLEPCCHHGKTPPCTDAIISAGISEVNIAVTDPNPLVSGKGIACLKAAGIITKIGEYEQKAREINEGYFKYIKTGVPFVIAKFAMSMDGKIATRTGDSKWITSEEARNYAHGQRHSVDAIMVGAQTIIADDPQLTARGYSGRCGRAKLQPLRVIVDGRGRVPATARVFSEPGKTLVALAEGQFDKEILKKKREGTEYLVLKSDKGLIDIDELLKALGQRHITTVMIEGGSSLLGYAFDHHMVDKVLAFIAPIIIGGEEAKTAVSGQGVDKVKNALQLKDIRIVKFDNELLISGYT
- a CDS encoding SIMPL domain-containing protein (The SIMPL domain is named for its presence in mouse protein SIMPL (signalling molecule that associates with mouse pelle-like kinase). Bacterial member BP26, from Brucella, was shown to assemble into a channel-like structure, while YggE from E. coli has been associated with resistance to oxidative stress.); translated protein: MRRTAIILAAIMLVTLSVVGCAPSPAVVYQGGVPASGTTIGSGGIIVSQQNVGLWVNGLGKTTGTPDVVVLTLGVESQQKTVAQAQKEAIESMSGVMQVLKDSGIADKDIQTSQYNIQQVTRWDDNQDTYVVIGYRVTNSVSCKIRDIDKAGSIIDKAVVAGGDLIRINGITFTVDDPTPYYKIAREKAVQYAMEKAKQIAQASGTRLGRVLYVSEDTSYMPPMVGNYAMKYAAMDSAAAAPTPISAGELEFQVTITMVYEIN